A stretch of the Mycobacteroides immunogenum genome encodes the following:
- a CDS encoding WecB/TagA/CpsF family glycosyltransferase, giving the protein MSTEALGPPVRMTVSGVTVDLCSTGDVLAEAARRPVGRPLVVGSVNLDHLHHFGAGRSIPDCAQLGPQLNWLMLADGAPIMARARVRTGQKWPRLTGADLLPLLLEQATRLGQRVGFLGGLAQTHEQLRAVIDDRYPDLAVSGFWAPDRSDLTDPTHSAALAHSIALAGTDLLVVGLGKPLQELWIARHGIATGAAVLLAFGASADFLAGAAVRAPQWMRRCGLEWSYRLGREPRRMARRYLLQGPAALARLRKAEIMPGNLGARGS; this is encoded by the coding sequence GTGTCAACAGAAGCGCTGGGCCCGCCGGTGCGAATGACGGTCTCCGGGGTGACGGTAGATCTTTGCTCGACAGGGGATGTACTTGCCGAGGCAGCTCGTCGGCCGGTAGGCAGGCCGCTCGTCGTCGGCTCGGTGAACCTGGATCATCTGCATCACTTCGGAGCCGGCCGTTCCATTCCTGACTGCGCCCAGCTCGGGCCGCAGCTGAATTGGTTGATGCTGGCCGATGGTGCGCCCATCATGGCGCGCGCGAGGGTCAGGACCGGACAGAAATGGCCGCGGCTCACCGGTGCCGACTTACTGCCTCTTTTACTGGAACAAGCGACCCGGTTGGGACAGCGCGTCGGGTTTCTGGGCGGACTGGCACAGACGCACGAACAGCTGCGCGCAGTGATCGATGATCGCTATCCAGACCTTGCGGTCTCCGGCTTCTGGGCACCGGACCGTAGCGATCTCACCGACCCGACACACAGCGCGGCCCTCGCCCACAGCATCGCTCTCGCGGGCACTGACCTTCTCGTGGTAGGGCTTGGAAAACCTTTGCAGGAGTTGTGGATCGCCCGTCACGGTATCGCGACGGGCGCCGCGGTGCTGCTGGCTTTCGGTGCGTCCGCGGACTTTCTTGCGGGGGCCGCCGTGCGCGCACCGCAGTGGATGCGGCGCTGTGGTTTGGAATGGTCCTACCGGTTGGGCCGTGAACCGCGGCGGATGGCCCGCCGATACCTGCTCCAGGGGCCGGCAGCACTGGCGCGGTTACGGAAAGCGGAGATCATGCCCGGCAATCTCGGCGCGCGCGGTAGCTAG
- the cydB gene encoding cytochrome d ubiquinol oxidase subunit II, with the protein MNPTTLQQFWFVVVAVLFLGFLVLEGFDFGVGMLMHPLGHGDDRRRRAVLNTIGPVWDGNEVWLITAGGAMFAAFPHWYATVFSGLYIPLLLILVSMILRVVAIEWRGKIDDPRWRARCDLGIAIGSWIPALLWGVAFSSLLAGLPVDHAKQLALTVGDVLRPYVLLGGVVFVGVFAFHGALFLSLKTAGAVREDAVALARKLAVPVIIAAGGYGLWTQLAYGKSWTWIALAIAALSLVGAAAASRVSRDGWAFACTCLTVVSVVVLLFGSLYPNLIVSSLDPAYNLTIVNASSSPYTLKVMSWAAAVTAPVVLIYQGWTYWVFRQRISAEQIPDPVGLPVR; encoded by the coding sequence ATGAATCCGACCACATTGCAACAGTTCTGGTTCGTCGTCGTGGCGGTGCTTTTCCTGGGGTTCTTGGTACTGGAAGGCTTCGATTTCGGCGTCGGGATGCTGATGCATCCACTTGGGCACGGGGACGATCGCCGGCGGCGCGCCGTACTCAACACGATCGGCCCGGTATGGGACGGCAACGAGGTCTGGCTGATCACCGCCGGTGGCGCCATGTTCGCCGCGTTCCCGCACTGGTACGCGACCGTATTCTCCGGCCTGTACATCCCACTCTTGCTGATCCTCGTGTCCATGATTCTGCGGGTGGTCGCCATCGAATGGCGCGGAAAGATCGACGATCCGCGCTGGCGTGCACGGTGCGATCTCGGGATCGCCATCGGCTCCTGGATACCGGCGCTGCTGTGGGGTGTGGCCTTCTCATCGCTGCTCGCCGGATTGCCCGTGGACCATGCCAAACAGCTCGCCCTGACTGTCGGTGACGTCCTGCGGCCGTACGTGCTACTCGGTGGCGTGGTGTTCGTAGGGGTTTTCGCCTTCCATGGCGCGCTCTTCCTTTCGCTGAAAACCGCTGGAGCGGTCCGCGAAGACGCTGTCGCGCTGGCCCGCAAGCTGGCGGTGCCGGTGATAATTGCTGCCGGCGGCTACGGACTGTGGACACAGCTCGCCTACGGCAAGTCCTGGACATGGATAGCGCTCGCCATCGCCGCGCTGTCATTGGTGGGCGCGGCAGCGGCGTCCCGGGTTTCCCGCGACGGCTGGGCCTTCGCGTGCACCTGTCTGACGGTGGTCTCGGTGGTGGTGTTGCTCTTCGGCTCGCTGTACCCGAATCTGATTGTGTCCAGCCTTGATCCGGCCTACAACCTGACTATCGTCAATGCGTCCTCCAGCCCGTACACGCTCAAGGTGATGAGTTGGGCGGCTGCGGTCACCGCGCCTGTCGTGCTGATCTATCAGGGCTGGACCTACTGGGTGTTTCGTCAGCGCATCTCGGCCGAACAGATTCCCGATCCCGTCGGGCTGCCTGTGCGATGA
- a CDS encoding glutamate-1-semialdehyde 2,1-aminomutase yields MTHRGFERSNAWQTRLHRAVPGGAHTYARGADQYPLGMAPVLTRGLGARVWDADDNAYVEYGMGLRAITLGHAYAPVVEAVRETLNQGVSFSRPTVFEAQAAEDFLRTVPTAEMVKFAKNGSDVTTAALRLARAVTGRTMVAVCHQPFFSTDDWFIGTTEMNAGIPKTATAEVVRFNYNDLGSLTALFEQYPGEIACVIMEAASAAAEPAPGFLESVRALCTNHGALLVFDEIITGFRWSRAGAQAVYGVTPDLSCWGKAMGNGFAIAALAGKRAYMERGGLRTDDPRTFLLSTTNGPEAVGLAAFRAVVQAYRDDAPVHAMEAAGRRLADAVAIATAEHDVGEYIRTIGRPSCLTFTSLGPDGQPSQAYRALLLQELLRRGVLGQSFVISAAHTAADIEVTVDAVRGAAEIYRRALDAGSTEEFLVGPPVAPALRSLAAPRRIR; encoded by the coding sequence GTGACGCACAGAGGCTTCGAACGATCCAACGCGTGGCAGACCCGGCTGCATCGCGCGGTGCCGGGAGGCGCGCATACCTACGCGCGCGGTGCCGATCAGTACCCGCTGGGCATGGCGCCGGTGCTGACCCGCGGATTGGGTGCACGGGTATGGGACGCCGACGACAACGCCTACGTGGAATACGGCATGGGCCTGCGCGCGATCACTCTCGGTCACGCGTACGCCCCTGTCGTCGAGGCGGTTCGTGAAACCCTAAACCAGGGAGTGAGTTTCAGCCGCCCCACGGTGTTCGAAGCGCAAGCCGCCGAGGATTTTCTGCGCACCGTACCGACTGCCGAGATGGTCAAGTTCGCCAAAAACGGGTCCGATGTCACCACTGCCGCACTTCGCCTGGCGCGTGCCGTGACCGGACGGACGATGGTCGCGGTGTGCCATCAGCCGTTCTTCTCCACCGACGATTGGTTCATCGGAACCACCGAGATGAATGCCGGCATCCCCAAAACCGCCACCGCAGAGGTCGTCAGGTTCAACTACAACGATCTCGGCTCGCTGACAGCACTTTTCGAGCAGTACCCCGGTGAGATCGCCTGCGTCATCATGGAGGCCGCCAGTGCCGCGGCCGAGCCGGCGCCCGGGTTTTTGGAGTCCGTACGGGCACTGTGCACCAATCACGGAGCTCTGTTGGTTTTCGACGAGATCATCACTGGCTTTCGCTGGTCGCGCGCCGGCGCCCAGGCGGTCTACGGCGTCACTCCAGATCTGTCCTGCTGGGGTAAGGCGATGGGCAACGGATTCGCGATCGCCGCGCTGGCAGGCAAGAGGGCGTACATGGAGCGCGGCGGTCTGCGCACCGACGATCCTCGAACATTTCTGCTCTCCACCACCAATGGGCCAGAAGCCGTGGGGCTGGCGGCGTTTCGTGCTGTGGTGCAGGCCTACCGGGACGACGCGCCAGTACACGCCATGGAGGCAGCGGGCCGCCGCCTCGCCGATGCTGTGGCCATAGCCACCGCGGAACATGATGTGGGCGAATACATCCGGACCATCGGTCGCCCATCGTGCCTCACCTTTACGAGCCTAGGGCCGGATGGACAGCCCTCGCAGGCCTATCGGGCATTACTGCTTCAGGAACTATTGCGCCGTGGAGTACTGGGACAGTCATTTGTGATCTCGGCCGCACACACCGCCGCCGACATCGAGGTGACTGTCGATGCCGTGCGCGGGGCCGCCGAGATCTACCGGCGTGCTCTGGACGCCGGGAGCACCGAAGAATTCCTGGTGGGCCCGCCGGTCGCGCCGGCGCTGCGGTCGCTCGCCGCGCCCAGACGCATCCGCTAA
- the cydD gene encoding thiol reductant ABC exporter subunit CydD, whose amino-acid sequence MTRSRSAPVDPRLWRRSAPARRYLILTVLCELVMTACTLLIAVVLARALALLITDPTARDIAHMGQPLIVLAALWVLRAVAHGVQVRFSERSATGVIADLDDQLLSTIAQAQPRDLEQHRDSATEVLTRGLDDLRPYFAGYLPALLSATIVTPAAAVLIAFSDVRSAVIVAITLPLIPVFMILIGLLTRDRAEAALDASTAATSQILDLVVGIPTLRALGRTATPLRRITELGAAQRRSVMATLRVAFLSAMVLEMIATLSVALIAVSIGMRLVFGHLDLTTALTVLILAPEVYWPLRRVGIQFHSAADGTAAADKTFQLLDALTASTPTQLSGGMQAPDRPRIELDALSVPDRSGYAPWELTATVRPGAVTVLTGHNGAGKSTALHAMAGLTAPAAGRVLIAGVALDRIDRDSWWSMIGWMPQRPVLIPGTVRDNLEIFGPLDDLDSALADSQFDKTLAALPEGMETHLRAGGAGLSLGERQRLCLARTLGTNRPILLLDEPTAHLDADTEAAVLAALVARARAGTTVVLVGHRAPVLAAADEVFTVQARHAAQL is encoded by the coding sequence ATGACGAGATCGCGCAGCGCCCCGGTCGATCCCCGACTATGGCGGCGCAGCGCACCAGCCCGCCGGTACCTGATCCTGACGGTGCTGTGCGAGCTGGTGATGACGGCATGCACGCTGCTGATCGCCGTCGTATTGGCCCGCGCCCTCGCGCTGCTGATCACCGACCCCACGGCGCGAGATATCGCGCATATGGGGCAGCCTTTGATCGTTCTGGCCGCACTTTGGGTGCTGCGGGCGGTAGCCCACGGTGTGCAGGTCCGTTTCAGTGAGCGCAGTGCGACAGGTGTCATCGCCGACCTCGACGACCAGCTGCTGTCGACGATCGCTCAGGCACAACCGCGCGATCTGGAACAGCATCGCGATTCGGCCACCGAGGTACTGACCCGCGGCCTCGACGACCTGCGGCCCTACTTCGCCGGGTATCTGCCCGCCCTGCTCAGCGCCACGATCGTGACGCCCGCCGCCGCGGTGCTGATCGCGTTCTCCGATGTCCGATCGGCCGTCATTGTGGCGATAACCCTGCCGCTGATACCGGTGTTCATGATCCTCATCGGTCTTCTCACCCGCGATCGCGCCGAGGCGGCGCTGGACGCGTCGACCGCGGCCACCAGTCAGATTCTCGATCTGGTCGTGGGCATTCCGACATTGCGTGCGTTGGGCCGCACCGCGACACCGTTGCGCCGCATCACCGAACTCGGCGCCGCGCAGCGGCGTTCGGTGATGGCCACGCTGCGTGTGGCATTCCTCTCGGCGATGGTTCTGGAGATGATCGCGACGCTCAGCGTGGCCCTCATCGCGGTGAGTATCGGCATGCGGCTGGTGTTCGGACACCTGGATCTGACCACCGCGTTGACGGTGTTGATCCTGGCACCCGAGGTGTACTGGCCGCTACGCCGGGTCGGCATCCAATTCCACAGCGCCGCCGATGGAACAGCGGCGGCCGACAAGACCTTCCAACTACTCGACGCTCTCACCGCTTCCACACCCACACAGCTCAGCGGAGGAATGCAGGCGCCGGACCGGCCGCGTATCGAACTGGACGCGCTGAGCGTGCCGGATAGAAGTGGTTATGCGCCTTGGGAACTGACGGCAACCGTCCGGCCGGGCGCGGTCACGGTGCTCACCGGGCACAACGGTGCGGGCAAATCCACGGCACTGCATGCGATGGCCGGTCTTACCGCGCCAGCGGCCGGCCGCGTGCTGATAGCCGGGGTGGCACTTGACCGGATCGACCGCGACAGCTGGTGGTCGATGATCGGGTGGATGCCACAGCGCCCGGTGCTGATACCGGGCACGGTGCGCGACAACCTCGAAATCTTTGGGCCGCTGGACGATCTGGACTCGGCTCTCGCCGATAGCCAGTTCGACAAGACGCTGGCGGCCTTGCCGGAGGGAATGGAGACCCACCTTCGCGCCGGTGGCGCCGGCTTGTCACTGGGAGAACGCCAACGGTTGTGCTTGGCCCGGACTCTGGGCACCAATCGGCCGATCCTGCTTCTCGACGAGCCCACCGCGCATCTAGACGCCGATACCGAAGCCGCGGTGCTGGCCGCACTCGTTGCCCGTGCGCGGGCAGGAACAACAGTCGTGCTGGTGGGTCATCGGGCTCCGGTGCTGGCAGCGGCCGACGAAGTCTTTACCGTGCAGGCAAGACATGCCGCCCAGCTCTGA
- the cydC gene encoding thiol reductant ABC exporter subunit CydC, producing the protein MPPSSDPLRHWLIALRVRPARLALAVAFGVLSLGSALALAGLSAWLITRAWQMPPVLDLSVAVVAVRALGISRGIWRYCERLAGHDIALRGAATVRAHVYARLIGASPGTLRRGAMLDRIGADIDELADTVVRSVIPAAVAAVLGVAATVAIALISLPAAAVLGGALLIADVLAPALAVRASRAREIRGGQARALQSETVVQILDHAPELRVGGLLPRQLELARQRRGEWARAQDAAAAPAAWSAVAPALAVGIASVGALASAVELAGHLAPTTLAILVLLPLAAFEASTALPGAAIGIARSRASAWHLQELAAGDEAAAPADVMPSTENLGAALRCAELCWRAGDSTSGPLTFQLPAGARMAITGASGIGKTSLLMALAGLARPVSGSVRVDDYALRDLPGAELPGLIRFFAEDAHLFATTVRDNLLVARGDATDGDVMDALNMVGLGGWIESLPHGLDTVLAAGAASVSGGQRRRLLLARALLSRVPVLLLDEPTEHLDRNASEMFLRELLDGKSSLLAGRTVVVATHHLPDSVPCLRIRLGDTVQV; encoded by the coding sequence ATGCCGCCCAGCTCTGATCCATTACGGCACTGGCTGATCGCCTTGCGTGTGCGGCCGGCACGGCTGGCCTTGGCCGTGGCATTCGGGGTGTTGTCCCTGGGCAGCGCGCTGGCTCTCGCCGGGTTATCGGCATGGCTGATCACCCGTGCATGGCAGATGCCACCGGTTCTCGATTTGTCGGTGGCCGTGGTCGCGGTGCGGGCACTGGGCATCTCGCGCGGTATCTGGCGATACTGCGAACGACTTGCCGGCCACGATATCGCGTTACGCGGCGCCGCCACGGTGCGCGCTCATGTGTACGCACGCCTCATCGGCGCTTCTCCGGGGACGCTGCGTAGGGGCGCGATGCTCGATCGGATCGGGGCGGACATCGACGAACTGGCCGACACCGTAGTCCGCAGCGTGATCCCCGCCGCGGTGGCCGCCGTGCTCGGGGTCGCGGCGACGGTGGCGATCGCGCTGATATCGCTGCCCGCCGCAGCTGTCCTGGGCGGCGCACTGTTGATCGCCGATGTCCTGGCGCCAGCACTGGCAGTGCGCGCATCCAGGGCCCGGGAGATCCGCGGCGGCCAGGCGCGCGCCTTGCAGTCCGAGACCGTGGTCCAGATCCTCGACCACGCCCCAGAACTGCGGGTGGGCGGCCTGTTACCGCGTCAGCTTGAACTGGCCCGTCAACGGCGCGGGGAATGGGCGCGGGCACAGGACGCCGCGGCCGCTCCGGCCGCGTGGTCGGCGGTCGCGCCCGCCCTGGCGGTCGGGATCGCCTCGGTGGGAGCACTGGCCTCGGCCGTGGAGTTGGCAGGTCATCTCGCTCCCACCACCCTGGCGATCCTGGTACTGCTGCCGTTGGCGGCATTCGAAGCGTCGACGGCGTTGCCCGGCGCGGCGATCGGCATCGCTCGCTCGCGTGCGTCGGCGTGGCATCTACAGGAGCTGGCCGCAGGCGACGAGGCAGCCGCACCAGCTGATGTGATGCCCAGCACCGAGAATCTCGGGGCCGCTCTCCGATGCGCCGAGCTATGTTGGCGTGCTGGCGATTCCACCTCCGGCCCGCTCACTTTCCAGCTGCCGGCCGGAGCCCGGATGGCGATCACCGGTGCCAGCGGTATCGGCAAGACCTCATTGCTGATGGCCCTCGCCGGACTCGCGCGGCCGGTGTCGGGCAGCGTCCGGGTAGACGACTACGCACTCAGGGACCTCCCTGGTGCTGAACTACCGGGGCTCATCCGGTTTTTCGCCGAGGACGCGCACCTGTTCGCGACCACTGTGCGTGACAACCTCCTCGTCGCGCGTGGTGATGCCACCGATGGCGACGTGATGGACGCGCTGAACATGGTGGGTCTGGGAGGTTGGATCGAGTCGCTGCCGCACGGACTGGACACGGTTTTGGCCGCGGGTGCGGCATCGGTGTCGGGCGGGCAGCGCCGGCGTCTTCTGCTTGCCCGTGCGCTGCTCTCCCGGGTGCCGGTGTTGCTGTTGGATGAACCTACCGAACATCTCGATAGAAACGCTTCGGAGATGTTTCTGCGGGAATTGTTGGACGGCAAGAGCTCCTTGCTGGCCGGGCGGACCGTCGTGGTGGCCACCCATCATCTGCCCGACTCGGTGCCATGCCTTCGCATCCGGCTCGGCGATACAGTGCAGGTATGA
- a CDS encoding cytochrome ubiquinol oxidase subunit I, producing MNALDVSRWQFGITTVYHFVLVPLTIGLAPLIALMQTAWVVTGNNSWYRLTKFFGKLFLINFALGVATGIVQEFQFGMNWSEYSRFVGDVFGAPLALEGLVAFFLESTFLGLWIFGWTRLPKLVHLACIWMVAIGVNASAFFIIAANSFMQHPVGAVYNPETGRAELTSITELLTNNTALAAFPHTVAGSLLTAGTFVAGICGWWMVRSHKLGTLDDARTMYRPAAIGGCAVMILAGVALGATGDVQGKLMFQQQPMKMASAESLCFTEKDPKFSVLTVGTHNNCASVIHAISLPYILPFLAESKFTGVTLQGVENLQKEYEQKFGPRNYRPNLFVTYWSFRMMIGLAAGSALLALAGLWVTRRGRIPNQRWFAWLSILAIPTPFLANSAGWVFTEMGRQPWVVAPNPTGVEQIRLTVDMAVSHHSAATVWLSLITFTLLYGALGVVWFWLIRRYTIEGPLEHDAEPAPPATGDDSVKPLSFAY from the coding sequence ATGAACGCCCTGGATGTATCCCGATGGCAGTTCGGTATCACCACCGTGTACCACTTCGTCTTGGTGCCGTTGACCATTGGGCTCGCACCCTTGATCGCCCTCATGCAGACGGCCTGGGTGGTGACCGGAAACAACTCGTGGTATCGACTGACCAAGTTCTTCGGCAAGTTGTTTCTCATCAACTTCGCGCTGGGCGTAGCGACCGGAATCGTGCAGGAATTCCAGTTCGGTATGAACTGGAGCGAGTACTCGCGTTTTGTCGGCGACGTATTCGGCGCTCCCCTGGCGCTGGAAGGCCTGGTCGCCTTCTTCCTGGAATCAACCTTTCTGGGTCTGTGGATATTCGGGTGGACTCGGCTGCCCAAACTGGTTCATCTGGCCTGTATCTGGATGGTAGCCATCGGGGTCAACGCGTCGGCCTTCTTCATTATCGCCGCCAACTCCTTCATGCAGCACCCCGTCGGTGCCGTCTACAACCCCGAGACGGGTCGCGCGGAGCTCACCAGCATCACCGAACTGCTCACCAACAACACGGCATTGGCAGCATTCCCGCACACCGTCGCCGGATCCTTGCTGACCGCCGGCACATTCGTCGCCGGTATCTGCGGATGGTGGATGGTGCGCTCACACAAGCTCGGAACGCTCGACGACGCGCGCACGATGTACCGGCCCGCCGCAATCGGCGGGTGCGCGGTCATGATCCTGGCCGGGGTCGCGTTGGGGGCCACCGGAGATGTTCAGGGCAAGCTGATGTTCCAACAGCAGCCCATGAAGATGGCCTCTGCCGAATCGCTCTGCTTCACCGAGAAGGACCCCAAGTTTTCGGTATTGACGGTGGGCACTCACAACAACTGTGCCAGCGTTATACACGCCATCTCTCTGCCCTATATCCTGCCGTTCCTTGCGGAGAGCAAATTCACCGGCGTCACCCTCCAGGGAGTCGAAAACCTGCAGAAGGAGTACGAGCAGAAGTTCGGTCCGCGCAACTACCGGCCCAATCTGTTTGTGACCTACTGGTCCTTCCGCATGATGATCGGACTTGCCGCCGGGTCAGCCCTGCTGGCATTGGCCGGACTTTGGGTCACCCGCCGCGGGCGGATCCCCAATCAGCGCTGGTTCGCCTGGCTGTCAATCCTGGCCATCCCGACGCCCTTTCTGGCCAACAGCGCCGGGTGGGTGTTCACCGAAATGGGTCGCCAACCGTGGGTGGTAGCACCCAATCCCACGGGGGTGGAACAGATTCGGCTCACGGTCGACATGGCGGTGTCACACCATTCGGCAGCGACGGTCTGGTTGTCACTGATCACCTTCACGCTGCTGTACGGAGCGCTCGGCGTCGTGTGGTTCTGGCTCATCCGCCGCTACACGATTGAAGGCCCCCTCGAGCATGACGCCGAGCCCGCCCCGCCCGCTACCGGCGACGACAGCGTCAAACCACTGTCGTTCGCCTACTGA
- a CDS encoding DUF4190 domain-containing protein produces MTETPPPPPPFPPAGGYPPPYPYPYPYGMPGVPVPPPRNGLGTGALILGIIAVLLSCTVFGGLLGGLIAVVLGIVGLLRVKRAEANNRGVAIAGIALGGLAILLSSAILVFTLVFMKSAGMTDFMTCLSNAKGDQAKATVCQNDFEKRMNQKAGNPKP; encoded by the coding sequence ATGACGGAAACGCCACCTCCGCCCCCGCCGTTCCCGCCAGCCGGAGGTTACCCGCCGCCCTATCCCTATCCGTACCCATACGGAATGCCCGGAGTGCCCGTTCCCCCACCGAGAAACGGCCTCGGCACTGGCGCGCTGATTCTCGGGATAATTGCCGTCCTGTTGTCATGCACAGTGTTTGGCGGCTTGTTAGGCGGCCTGATAGCGGTTGTCCTCGGGATAGTGGGCCTGCTCAGAGTCAAACGCGCCGAGGCGAACAATCGCGGTGTGGCGATCGCGGGTATCGCACTGGGCGGCCTTGCGATTCTGCTGTCCTCGGCGATTCTCGTTTTCACCCTGGTCTTCATGAAATCAGCCGGCATGACCGACTTCATGACCTGTCTGTCCAACGCCAAGGGCGATCAAGCCAAGGCCACCGTGTGCCAGAACGACTTCGAAAAGCGGATGAACCAGAAGGCCGGCAATCCGAAGCCCTGA
- a CDS encoding O-antigen ligase family protein, whose translation MTISLPRIGSARRTVRDGGPDIVTFAASALIVLLGTRQVYAVYALKGLSPAQVALTLIGALGIYWVLSGQRLTLGARGLSIAILVSLLTTVVSFNVVTTRILPQAGLIQAGQGMAAFAVTVVTLIGFVFLFAAQPHNSARTIEILLKALLIGGAITATLALVQFATGLDVAAMIRIPGIMKFRDTGVAHDIVREGVVRAQGAAAHALELSAVLTAIAPIGLALVYSAKAGGRKTWPWAVLTAVVIAGSVVTVSRSAFIGLAAAVLVMAWRWPVRRLVGLLCAAAGTAALAAVSGLGVFDAIVSTFMGSADDPSLQSRARGIDYVMAHWTEHFWLGQGSFTYPLGPEQPVLDNEYLSRLIEGGVVGLLALVVLMITAIGYAGTARNHCTDTAITELINGVLGALVALTVVSTVLDVSAFQQVSMVRWLLIVLSGAAWAMVRRNKEVPT comes from the coding sequence GTGACGATAAGCCTGCCCCGGATCGGTAGCGCACGCCGAACGGTCCGCGACGGCGGACCGGATATCGTCACGTTCGCGGCCTCGGCCCTGATCGTGCTCTTGGGCACCCGTCAGGTCTATGCGGTCTACGCGCTGAAGGGATTGAGCCCAGCACAGGTCGCGTTGACGCTCATCGGCGCACTCGGCATCTATTGGGTGCTTTCCGGGCAGCGCCTCACCCTGGGAGCGCGAGGCCTGTCTATCGCGATCCTCGTCTCGCTGCTGACCACTGTGGTGTCCTTCAATGTCGTGACCACCCGGATCCTTCCGCAGGCCGGGTTGATACAAGCCGGGCAGGGCATGGCCGCCTTCGCGGTCACCGTGGTGACGCTCATCGGCTTCGTCTTCCTCTTTGCCGCCCAACCCCACAACTCCGCGCGAACCATCGAGATCTTGTTGAAGGCGCTTCTCATCGGTGGGGCCATCACCGCGACCCTGGCGCTGGTTCAGTTCGCGACCGGTCTCGACGTCGCGGCGATGATCCGAATTCCCGGAATCATGAAATTCCGCGACACCGGTGTCGCGCACGACATCGTGCGTGAGGGTGTGGTGCGTGCGCAGGGTGCTGCCGCGCACGCACTCGAACTCAGCGCGGTGCTCACAGCCATCGCGCCCATTGGGCTGGCGCTGGTGTACAGCGCCAAAGCGGGTGGCAGGAAAACCTGGCCATGGGCCGTCTTGACGGCCGTGGTGATCGCAGGCTCCGTGGTCACGGTCTCCCGATCCGCGTTTATCGGATTGGCCGCCGCCGTGCTGGTGATGGCATGGCGCTGGCCGGTGCGCCGCCTTGTCGGATTACTCTGCGCCGCGGCCGGAACAGCGGCGCTCGCGGCCGTCAGTGGCCTCGGTGTCTTCGACGCGATCGTCAGCACCTTCATGGGCAGCGCCGATGATCCGTCCCTGCAATCGCGGGCCCGCGGAATCGACTATGTGATGGCGCACTGGACCGAACATTTTTGGTTGGGGCAAGGGTCGTTCACCTACCCGTTGGGTCCCGAACAACCGGTTCTCGACAACGAATACCTCAGCAGGCTGATCGAGGGTGGTGTCGTGGGCCTGCTTGCCCTGGTCGTTCTGATGATCACCGCGATCGGGTATGCCGGTACGGCACGCAATCACTGCACGGACACCGCCATCACGGAACTGATCAACGGAGTGCTCGGTGCGCTCGTAGCACTGACGGTGGTGAGCACCGTGCTGGATGTGTCTGCTTTTCAACAAGTTTCGATGGTCCGCTGGCTGCTGATTGTGCTGTCGGGCGCCGCCTGGGCCATGGTGAGACGAAACAAGGAAGTACCGACGTGA